CTTCGACACCGAGCTGACCTCCGCCCTGGTCGCCGACGAGGAGTTCAGCGCCTGGGTCCGCGGCCGGACCCCGGCCGGCCGCTGGGGCAAGGTCGAGGACCTCGTCGGCGCCCTGCTCTTCCTCTCCTCCCCCGCCTCCGACTTCGTCAACGGACAGCTCGTGTACGTCGACGGCGGCATGCTCTCCGTCCTGTAACCCCCGAAGGAGCACTCATGCACGCCTGTGTCGTCCACGGAGCCGGTGATCTCCGGGTCGAGGAACGGCCGTACGACGGTCCCGGCGCCGGTGAGATCGCGGTCACCGTCGCCCTCGGCGGGATCTGCGGCAGCGACCTGCACTACTACCACCAGGGCCGGGTGGGGGACTTCGCCCTGCGCGAGCCCATGGTGCTGGGCCACGAGGTGGTCGGCCATGTCGCCGCCCTCGGTCCCGGCACCGACGGCCCGGCGCCCGGCACGCCCGTCGCGGTCCACCCGGCCACACCCTGCGGCAGCTGCGCCGAGTGCACCGGCGGCCGGCGCAACATCTGCGCCCGCACCCGCTACCTCGGCAGCGCCGCCCATTCCCCGCACGTCCAGGGCGGGTTCGCCCAGACCATCACCGTGCCCGCCGAGCAGATCCGGGCGCTGCCGCCGGGCCTGGCCCTGCGGCGGGCCGTCCTCGCCGAGCCGCTGTCGGTGGCGCTGCACGCCGTCAACCGGGCGGGCGAGGTGCGCGGCAGGCGGGTCCTCGTGACCGGCGCCGGGCCGATCGGCTGTCTGGTCGTGGCCGCGCTGCGGCGACGGGGCGCCGCCGAAGTGGTCGTCAGCGACCTGTTCGACGAGCCGCTGCGCCTCGCGACCGCCGTGGGCGCCACGGCGACGGCTCGGGCGGACCGGCCCGAAGACCCGGCCTGGGCGGGCGACTTCGACCTCGCGATCGAGGCGTCCGGTGCCCCGGCGGGGCTGCGGACCTGCGTGGAGCGCGTCCACCGCGGCGGCACGGTCGTCCTGCTCGGGCTGCTCCCGCCTGGCGAGATCGGCCTGTTGGGCAATGTCGCGGTCACCCGCGAACTCGAACTGCGGGGCGCCTTCCGCTTCGACACCGAGTTCGACGAGGCGCTCGCCCTGCTGGCCGAGGGCCTGCCCGTGGACCCGGTCGTGACGCACACCTTCCCGCTGGCCGAGTCCGTCACCGCGTTCGCCACCGCGCAGGACCGGACGGTCGCCTCCAAGGTGCTGCTCGACCTGTCGGGGGCCTGACCGTCCGAAGAGCCGCTCACTGTCGAGCAGTTGGGGCGGGTACGTTCGCTCACATGCGCATACGGACGATGGTCATAGGCGGCGGAATCGGCGGTACGGCGACGGCGTTGGCCCTGCACAAGGCGGGCGCCGACGTCGTCGTGCACGAGGCGCATCCCGACTCGGCAGAAGACCTGGGCGCGTTCCTCACCCTGGCGAGCAACGGCATGCGGGCGCTGGCCCAGTTGGACGCCGGTGCCGCCGTCCGCGCGGTCGGGTTCCCGCTGCGGTCGATGCGGGTGCTCGACGCGACGGGCGCGGAGGTGGGACGGGGGCCGCTGGGCGAGGCCGACGATCCGCTGCTGCGGTTTAGGTGCGTGCGCCGCGGCGACCTCAACGCGGCGCTCCAGACGGAGGCGGCGCGCCGGGGCATCGACGTGCGGCACGGGGTGCGGCTGACCTCCGTCGAGGAGGGCCCCGACGGTGTCACCGCCCGCTTCTCGGACGGCGGCAGCACGACGGCCGACCTGCTCGTCGGCGCCGACGGCCTCCACTCCACCGTCCGGGAGGCGATCGCCCCGGGCGTGCGTCCGCGCTACGCCGGGCAGCGCGTCTTCTACGGCTATACCGGCGCCGCCCGCCCGTCCGGCGCCGCCGAGCAGATCACGATGGTGCGCGGCGGCCGGGCCGCGTTCGGGTACGCGGTGTCGCCCGACGGGGAGACGTACTGGTTCGCGCGCGTGGCGGACGTACCGCCGAAGGTGCCCGGCGGCTGGCGGGAGCCGCTCGTGGAGCTGCTGCGCGCGGACACCGGCCCGGCCGCGGACATCGTCGCGGCCACCCACGACGACGTCCTCGTCACCGACGCCGCCGAGATCCCCGTCGGCACCCCGTGGCGCTCCGCCCGGACGCTGCTCGTCGGCGACGCGGCCCACGCGGCGTCCCCCGCGACCGGCCAGGGGGCGTCGATGGCGCTGGAGGACGCGGTCGTGCTCGCCAAGTCCCTGCGGGACACCCCGGATCTCGACGTCGCGCTCGCCCGCTACGAGGCGCTCCGCCGCCCGCGTGTGGAACACAACATCGCGGTCAGCGGCGCCCTCTCCCGCGGCGACCGCCCCACCGGGGCGCCCCGCCCCGGCGAGGACGACCTCGTACAACTGCTGGACTGGAACAGTGAGTTGGCGGCCTGAGCCATGGTGTCGATCAGATCCAGCCGTCCAGGGACTTCATGAACCCCTCGAAGTCGTCCCGGTGGATGGTGTGGCCCGCCCCGGCGACCGTACGCACCTCGAAGCCGCTCGCCCGCAGCCGCGTCACGTCCTCCGCCCCCACGAGGAAGCTGGGCTCGGCGAGTTGGACCAGGGAGGGCACGGCCGGGCGGTCGGGGACGAAGCCGGTGAGCGGGCGGCCGTCGAGGAAGTACGAGGTGTCCGCGTCCCAGTCGGCCAGCGTGGCCACCTCGACGTCCACGTCCTCGGGGGCCCAGCGCGGG
This DNA window, taken from Streptomyces sp. NBC_00663, encodes the following:
- a CDS encoding FAD-dependent monooxygenase; translated protein: MRIRTMVIGGGIGGTATALALHKAGADVVVHEAHPDSAEDLGAFLTLASNGMRALAQLDAGAAVRAVGFPLRSMRVLDATGAEVGRGPLGEADDPLLRFRCVRRGDLNAALQTEAARRGIDVRHGVRLTSVEEGPDGVTARFSDGGSTTADLLVGADGLHSTVREAIAPGVRPRYAGQRVFYGYTGAARPSGAAEQITMVRGGRAAFGYAVSPDGETYWFARVADVPPKVPGGWREPLVELLRADTGPAADIVAATHDDVLVTDAAEIPVGTPWRSARTLLVGDAAHAASPATGQGASMALEDAVVLAKSLRDTPDLDVALARYEALRRPRVEHNIAVSGALSRGDRPTGAPRPGEDDLVQLLDWNSELAA
- a CDS encoding L-idonate 5-dehydrogenase, which produces MHACVVHGAGDLRVEERPYDGPGAGEIAVTVALGGICGSDLHYYHQGRVGDFALREPMVLGHEVVGHVAALGPGTDGPAPGTPVAVHPATPCGSCAECTGGRRNICARTRYLGSAAHSPHVQGGFAQTITVPAEQIRALPPGLALRRAVLAEPLSVALHAVNRAGEVRGRRVLVTGAGPIGCLVVAALRRRGAAEVVVSDLFDEPLRLATAVGATATARADRPEDPAWAGDFDLAIEASGAPAGLRTCVERVHRGGTVVLLGLLPPGEIGLLGNVAVTRELELRGAFRFDTEFDEALALLAEGLPVDPVVTHTFPLAESVTAFATAQDRTVASKVLLDLSGA